The Pungitius pungitius chromosome 21, fPunPun2.1, whole genome shotgun sequence genome includes the window CTGCGAACTCGCCCGGGTGGCTTTCCAGAACCAACTAGCATATTCCAAGACATGACTCACCCTGTTGCATGAGTTGAGACGACGACTATTAACGGGGCTCATGCCCCCGAGAAGCCGCGACGAGGGAACCCGCCGCCCCTTTCCTCGTCTAAGTAATTGCTTACGTTACTCACGTCAGTCATGTCCCGAACCGAGAGTGCACCAAGAGGTGGCAATGCCAAGTGACTGGTCTCAAGTTCTTACCAGTATTGGTTATGCTGGCGCACGGAGCTATACTGCAATGCCCCACTCGGTCACAGAGGCCCTTTCCACTCAGGCTCCACAGACTCTTGTAACCTCGTTGTGAGAGGCTCACCCTGCTGCAAAGCCCTCCAAACGCAGGCAGGTTTCAGCTACAAACATCTAATTTTGACCCCCCTGTTAGCTCACAACACCACAATAGGTGGCCTTCGGGTCAGAGTGAAGGGTCACTCCCCTCCGTCGCGTAAGGAATCAGGTGGATCCCCCCGCTAGGGAGTTTAGCATGCTTCGAGTGAAAGCACACCGAACCGACTAGCGCCTAGCCTgggctagttgattcggcaggtgagttgttacacactccttagcggattccgacttccatggccaccgtcctgctgtctatatcgaccaacacctttgctgggtctgatgagcgtcggcatcgggcgccttaacccggcgttcggttcatcccgcagcgccagttctgcttaccaaaagtggcccactaggcAGGTCGTATTGTTTGCAGAGTCCCGAGTGATttaagggggtgtgggggggatttTAGCCCCGTGTCAGACTGACGGATATGgctggggggagtgaggggagagaatTTAGCTGTCTGACAGCTTGGTGTATGAAGCAGTCTCTGAGTCTGGTGGTACGGCAGCGGAGGCTCCTATACCTTCTTCCAGAGGGTAGGAGGCTGAACAGACTGTGTGCGAGGTGGGTAGTGTCACTCGCAATCGAGGTAGCTTTCCGGATGAGGCGGGTGGTGTATATGTCTTTCAGGGAAGGGAGTGGGAGTGCCAgtgctttcatgctgtgttcAGTACAGCTACTGCCCCACACAGTGATGCAGCTGGACAGGATGCTTTCAATGGTGCCCCGGTAGAATGTGTTCAGGATTGGTGTGGGAGCTTTCACTTGCTTGAGCTTGCGGAGGAagtatatttctgctggactattcagtaacttgcCGTGACGTGATTTTTTTATCtaaaacccgagcaccgggagaaaagccACCGAGGAAGAGAAGGTTGCCTACCTCCTGACGAACAGGTGGAAAGATCCACCTCTCCGTCCCTCCACCATTTTATCCcaaaacccgagcaccgggagaaaaaccAACGACCTAGATAAGGTCACCTACCTCCTGACGAACAGGTGGATGGATCCACCTCTCCGTCCCTccaccattttttttccaaaacccgagcaccgggagaaaaaccAACGACCTAGTGAAGGTCATCTACCTCCTGACGAACAGGTGGAAAAATCCACCTCTCCGTCCCTCCACTATCTACCTCCTCAAGCCcatctccgtctccatcgccaccatcttcctcctcatctttgcCAGCTCCGTGGCCCTGTCTTCCATCGGCCTCCCAAAGAATCCTAGGAGTTTTTTCTTCAGCCGGAGGCAAATGTtctccaggagcttctgatcCAACATCCGAAGCCTCTTATCCTCCTCCAGGAGAATCTTTTGGTAGCCCAGGTGCGTATTACGCTCCTCCAGAACCGTCTTTTCCTGGGCCAGGACCAGATTAGAATGCTGCAAATCAAGCTTTTCCTCCAGCAGGACCTTGTTACGCTCTTCCAGAATTAGTTTTTCATGCTCCAGGGCATCTAGTCTAGAAATCGTatttctctgctggaggatcatcTTATCATCCTCCTGCAACTTCTTGGTCTCATTGGCCAGCTCCTGAAACATTTTGGCGTCTTCTTGGAACTTTTTGGCGCCTTCTTGGAACTTCATGGCCTCGTGTGGGAACATCTCTTCTAGCGTTTTATTCTGTTCCCACAACTTATCCTGCTCCATCTGCTTTGTCTTGGCCTGCTCAGCATGGAGGGCAATAATCAGATTATTGTGTTCCCCCATGAGAATCTTGTACTCTTTTTTACAGTCTGTCTCGACTTGGAGAAGTTTGGTCTCCTTGAGATCATGAAGACGCTTCTTCAGACTGGCGATTTCTGACCCTTGACTCTGGATGGTCTTCTCAGCCTCAGCCATGGTCTTATTGCGACTGTTCTTATTACTTCGGGCTGGTAATAAAGAAGCTTGGTCGTCATCTTCGTCAAGCGTCTTCCAATAACCCATTGTTTTGGAAAACGCTTCCCCTTTATATTTCCTCGATTTTAGGAGCATTTCTGTGGCCATTGTTCTCAACATGATGTTCCTTATTAGTATTTGTCTTTAAATCCTTAATGTCTCCCTGGTTCTGCCTTCCGTGTGTGTTAAGGAGTTGATACTGTGGAACAGAGAATGTTGTGACTGACTGCAGCCAGTGTGATCTGGCTATAAGTGTTCTCAAGATCAGGGCGGGTGATGTCATAGGGTGATTGTCATGTGATTGTCATGTGATTGTCATGTGAGGTTCCGCCtctgatgatcacatgacacGGAAAACAAGCTTAGTTTTCTTTACTGTAGATAGTTTGTATAATCAAATATGCTTTTACTCATTCATATTAATGCTTGGCAACAATGGAGCCCTAGGTTGAGCAGGTCCCTTGTAttttacacacattaaaaatgctATGATTTCCTACAGTCATTTACACATGGTTCTAACTTTCTTTTGTATGCCGTGTTGCACCAGGCTCAGCTCTACACAGGACTACAAATGTCAAGAAGGATCTGTGAGGGAGAGCATCGGGTCGTGCCTTACTTCTGCTCTTCACTTATCTATagaaagttgtaaattggcttatttgatgaaattgcactttcttgttttgtgttcttctgggtttgtatcctcgtggttgaaatgcatttattgaaagtcattttggataaaagcgtcagctaaatgacatgtaatgtaatattagtTTAAAACATACTAAAAACTTTATTTGTGTCAGAAAAATAAACGCCCTGTGCGAAGTTTGTAGAAAGGCAACTGCATGAATATAACCTACCATTGAGTCTTAACTTCACACCAACTGCTTATTTTAGCTTGGATCTTGTAACTCAATTCCAAAAGCAAAAAATCAATCATTGTTTAAGAAAGTTCCAGTTCCAGTATACACAATGCAGAGTGAGATCTTGTTCATAGAAGTACATTATACACTTCCAATGTTGTAATTAAGACAGATGTAATACACCCTGgaacaaatgtttgtttcttaCAATAAATTCATTCAGTCTTTGCCTATAATCAACAGCGGCCGGTGCTTGTTACTATAAGCTACATAAACCCAGACAAGCCCCACATGCTGGACTCAGGTTGGAACTGCCGACCATATCTGATCTGTAAGCTATAGTCTGCAATCTGTAAGGAAGACACAAATATGCTCACCAGTGGATCCAGTACAAGCAGAAAGCCATAAAACCCGCAGtaatgcacccacacacacaaacacaccctcgtTGCTCTGCTTGCATGCAGTGATCGTTAAACACGTTCATCACAACCTCCAAGGGCAGAACAGGCAATAGACCAATGCGTGGGAGGCCAGGGGTGAATCCATCAAAGTGACGTTAATAAAGACCACTTGATTTGGCCCGCTGGCTCAACAGATGAAATGGTGGTGTTCAGGTCCACTGGAGCAGAGCAGAGTCTGTGGCTTCCCCACTTTTCCCAGGCCTTGTGTATTGAACACTGGTTATTGTCATTATGGGCACGAAGACAAGGAGATAGCAACCTTAGAACTGCGTTATGGTGTTGTCCTATGCTCGTTAGCGCGGTCGtgaaattcacacaaaaaaaaggtgagaatCCTGTGAAATGGTAACCCTCcgacaaatagaaaaatatctTACCAATTGCCTACCAGCATTGCAACAGCAAAAATATCCGGGTCAGGGAAAGGTCACTCATCGGTCCATGTACTGGACGGCTTAAACCTCTTCTCTGTATTTCAGGGGAATTATTGCTGTAACATCCTTTCATTTAtctgacaatgtttttttaagatatttttttaagATAGAGATTTTCTAAATAAATTGCATATGATCTCAAATGTTATGCATTGTTTTAGATTACTTAGTTGGGTAGTGTAAAGTAAACACATTGAAGGAGTAGAAATAACCGAGAGCCAGGTTTTTACTTTTGCTACTTACTACTTTTAATACATGTAGCTGAATATGCTTTTGAATGCTGTGTGATTTCTTCCATTAgagtacttttactttagtaaTAACGTTGCGGGAGCTGTTTATTATTGGTGATGGAGTGGATCATTttgtattaattaaaataaaaaagtcaaaaattaaCCAATTCATGAAGTAcatttttgaagattttttattaaaaatattccaaacagtttcaaaaatactttgtataacatttaaaatacattactaATACAGTTGAAATACCAGGTGGAAGCAGTGAGTGACTGTTTGAGGTCTAACAGAAGAGCTGCACGAGTTCATTTGTCCTCATCAGGACTCTGAAAGAAATATCTCATTTTAGTCAATTCGTAATCGCTCTTTGCAAGTGCCACCGGGTCGCCTCCTGGACAGTGCTTTCACAAAGTGCTCTACACAGTTCAGTGTCCAAGTCACAAAAGGTGTCACGGGCCTTTTGTCCTTTCCGTGGAGACAGCGCCACCGCGTGTTGGTAAAATGGTGTTACAGTGGACTCTTGTATTCTAAAAAATTcacttaacaaaaaataaataagtactGAAAGCCTCAAAGTACCAATGTTTAAGGTTCATCATAATAAAGAATGCATACAAGATGCATTAATGTGTTCAGCACTTTAATATTGCagctggtgaaggtggagctatatatttttttttattattatttatcaggGTTTCGCCGTGTGACACactcttttgcatgttttcacacacgcTCGCACGACACATCAAATTTCTTTTGAACTTTCATCGACTTTGTTAGTCTTCGCGGAACAACTCATCTACAGTAAAGGAAGTTCCTCTTCACACTGCTAActaatatatagaaatatatgtgtataacaAATTCATCTTGTTCGTATATTTGGAGGTTTTCGTCGCTAAAGAACATGCTTTTACTAAATTTTTATTCTACCGCAGTTTGTCCactaaacaataataattaggctgtgttttatttgaactcA containing:
- the LOC134107867 gene encoding golgin subfamily A member 6-like protein 6 — its product is MAEAEKTIQSQGSEIASLKKRLHDLKETKLLQVETDCKKEYKILMGEHNNLIIALHAEQAKTKQMEQDKLWEQNKTLEEMFPHEAMKFQEGAKKFQEDAKMFQELANETKKLQEDDKMILQQRNTISRLDALEHEKLILEERNKVLLEEKLDLQHSNLVLAQEKTVLEERNTHLGYQKILLEEDKRLRMLDQKLLENICLRLKKKLLGFFGRPMEDRATELAKMRRKMVAMETEMGLRR